In the genome of Chrysemys picta bellii isolate R12L10 chromosome 17, ASM1138683v2, whole genome shotgun sequence, one region contains:
- the NDUFB11 gene encoding NADH dehydrogenase [ubiquinone] 1 beta subcomplex subunit 11, mitochondrial — MAALGRCARRLLLLRGFPARGARAGSGPGGEAAAVAVTPPPAARAPRQQQHEEEEEEGSMVAMLRKNPDYHGFDPDPVIDLWNMRLAFFFGVSLCIVVGATFLHYLPDHGMRKWARREAEQKVKERERLGLPIMDSNYFDPSKLVLPDEE; from the exons ATGGCGGCGCTGGGGAGGTGCGCGCGACGCTTGTTGCTGCTGCGGGGCTTCCCGGCGCGCGGGGCTCGCGCGGGCTCCGGCCCGGGGGGCGAGGCCGCGGCTGTCGCTGTgaccccgccccccgccgcgCGGGCCCCGCGCCAGCAGCAgcacgaggaggaggaggaggaggggagcatGGTGGCGATGCTGCGCaag aaccctgaTTACCATGGCTTCGACCCAGACCCGGTGATTGACTTGTGGAACATGCGTCTGGCCTTCTTCTTCGGGGTCTCCCTCTGCATCGTGGTGGGGGCCACCTTCCTGCACTACCTGCCGGACCATGG catgCGGAAGTGGGCGCGCCGGGAGGCCGAGCAGAAGGTGAAGGAGCGGGAGCGGTTGGGGCTGCCCATCATGGACTCCAACTACTTCGACCCCAGCAAGCTGGTGCTGCCGGACGAGGAGtga